One genomic window of Devosia salina includes the following:
- a CDS encoding flavin reductase family protein: protein MSDYHSFDPALGHGLPHDPIKAIIAPRPIGWISSIGASGVANLAPYSYFNMFSHKPPILIFGSEGRKDTLSNVVQSGAFVFNLATQDLAQQMNQSSGTYPPLTDEFEMAGLGKLNSDTIAVPRVADAAAAMECRVLETRQLHDLDGQPVLSHLIIGQVTRVHIRADLLLDGRFDMVRAGTIARCGYRGDYVRATQTFEMLRPQIG from the coding sequence TTGAGCGACTACCATTCCTTCGATCCCGCCCTAGGGCATGGCCTGCCTCATGATCCGATCAAGGCCATCATCGCGCCCCGACCGATCGGCTGGATTTCCTCAATCGGGGCGTCTGGCGTCGCCAATCTGGCACCCTATAGCTATTTCAACATGTTCAGCCACAAGCCGCCGATCCTGATTTTTGGCAGCGAGGGTCGCAAAGACACGCTGTCCAATGTCGTCCAGTCGGGTGCCTTCGTGTTCAACCTGGCGACCCAAGACCTGGCCCAACAGATGAACCAGTCTTCCGGCACTTATCCGCCACTGACCGATGAGTTCGAGATGGCCGGGCTGGGCAAGCTGAACAGTGATACCATTGCTGTTCCTCGGGTGGCGGACGCCGCCGCGGCCATGGAATGCCGAGTGCTCGAAACCCGCCAGCTCCATGACCTGGATGGTCAACCGGTCCTCAGCCACCTGATCATCGGCCAGGTCACGCGTGTCCATATTCGCGCCGATCTGCTGCTGGACGGGCGGTTCGACATGGTTCGTGCGGGGACCATTGCCCGCTGCGGCTATCGCGGAGACTATGTGCGGGCGACCCAAACTTTCGAGATGCTGCGCCCCCAAATTGGGTAA
- a CDS encoding TRAP transporter large permease has protein sequence MLADYALPILVILLIVITASGLPFSISMIVASIFYLVVSGRDVGLAAENVLNGVFGNFVALAVPLFIFAANIMESGKITERLLKFSLAMVGRLPGGLAQVNVITSLIFSGMSGSAISDAAGVGKVVTGMMIEKDRYPRGFAGALTAATAVVGPIFPPSIPLVFYALISSTSVGVLFLAGVVPALIVVLVQCVFVQAVAIRRKFPVEAAIPWGLYPVIILRAVPPLMMPVILLGGIYSGAFTPTEAAAVSAFYALVLAVVAYRSLTWAEFYAVVRETVKTTAVVTLVLGGAFVFNYAITIERVPQMLYEFLVSFEMNQWTFLLLVNILYLLLGCFLDVSTIMLVITPLFIPTAAALGIDLHHFGVVVVFNMMIGLITPPYGILLYIIKAINGIPLGEMIREVWVHIAMLVGILMLITYVPELVLWLPRAAGLLN, from the coding sequence ATGCTGGCGGATTACGCCCTTCCCATTCTCGTCATCCTGCTGATCGTGATCACGGCCTCCGGCCTGCCCTTCTCGATCTCGATGATCGTCGCCTCCATCTTCTATCTTGTTGTCTCCGGCCGCGATGTGGGCCTGGCCGCCGAGAACGTGCTCAATGGCGTCTTTGGCAATTTCGTCGCGCTGGCGGTGCCGCTCTTCATATTTGCCGCCAACATTATGGAATCGGGCAAGATCACCGAGCGCCTGCTCAAATTCTCCCTGGCCATGGTGGGCCGCCTCCCGGGCGGGCTGGCCCAAGTCAACGTCATCACCTCGCTGATCTTTTCGGGCATGAGCGGCTCGGCCATTTCCGACGCCGCAGGCGTGGGCAAGGTCGTGACCGGCATGATGATCGAGAAGGACCGCTATCCGCGCGGTTTTGCCGGGGCGCTAACCGCCGCAACCGCCGTGGTCGGGCCGATCTTTCCGCCCTCCATTCCGCTGGTCTTTTATGCCCTGATCTCCTCCACCTCGGTGGGCGTGCTGTTCCTGGCTGGCGTCGTGCCGGCGCTGATCGTGGTGCTGGTGCAATGCGTCTTCGTGCAGGCCGTGGCCATCAGGCGCAAATTCCCGGTTGAAGCCGCCATTCCATGGGGTCTCTATCCAGTCATCATCCTGCGCGCGGTGCCGCCGCTGATGATGCCGGTCATCCTGCTCGGCGGCATCTATTCGGGTGCCTTCACCCCCACCGAGGCGGCAGCCGTGTCGGCCTTCTATGCGCTGGTGCTGGCCGTGGTCGCCTATCGCAGCCTGACCTGGGCGGAATTCTACGCCGTGGTGCGCGAGACCGTGAAGACCACTGCCGTGGTGACCCTGGTGCTGGGCGGCGCTTTCGTCTTCAACTATGCCATCACCATCGAACGCGTGCCGCAAATGCTCTACGAGTTCCTCGTGAGCTTCGAGATGAACCAGTGGACCTTCCTGCTGCTGGTCAACATCCTCTATCTGCTGCTCGGGTGCTTTCTCGATGTTTCCACCATCATGCTGGTGATAACGCCGCTCTTCATCCCCACAGCGGCGGCCCTGGGCATCGACCTGCACCATTTCGGCGTGGTCGTCGTCTTCAACATGATGATCGGGCTGATCACCCCGCCCTATGGCATACTGCTTTACATCATCAAGGCCATTAACGGCATTCCGCTTGGCGAGATGATCCGCGAAGTGTGGGTGCATATCGCCATGCTGGTGGGCATTCTCATGCTCATCACCTACGTGCCCGAATTGGTGCTATGGTTACCCAGGGCCGCGGGTCTGCTGAACTAG
- a CDS encoding TRAP transporter small permease, whose amino-acid sequence MTESLKSLLPTLRRIADTLGVLFFVAAFGGFIVQVFMRYVMNRPLAWTEEFVMVAFIWAVFWAAAFMVRIKEHVSFDVLYDFLPESGRRLSAIFAMAVLLLAFGLLIPHTVDYLAFLTRKNSPVLRLPMEWIYGCYLVFLVSFAGQGLHRLIGLMGRNWRRHL is encoded by the coding sequence ATGACAGAAAGCCTCAAGTCCCTTTTGCCCACCCTGCGCAGGATTGCCGACACGCTCGGCGTATTGTTCTTCGTGGCGGCTTTCGGCGGCTTCATCGTCCAGGTCTTCATGCGCTATGTCATGAACCGGCCGCTCGCCTGGACTGAAGAGTTCGTCATGGTCGCCTTCATCTGGGCGGTCTTCTGGGCGGCGGCCTTCATGGTGCGCATCAAGGAGCATGTCTCGTTCGACGTGCTCTACGACTTCCTCCCCGAGAGCGGGCGGCGACTATCGGCCATCTTCGCGATGGCGGTGCTGCTGTTGGCTTTCGGCCTGCTCATTCCCCACACGGTCGACTACCTGGCCTTTCTGACCCGCAAGAATTCGCCGGTGCTGCGCCTGCCCATGGAATGGATCTATGGTTGTTACCTCGTGTTCCTGGTGTCTTTTGCAGGGCAGGGGCTCCATCGCCTTATCGGCCTAATGGGCCGGAACTGGCGCCGCCATCTCTGA
- a CDS encoding ABC transporter ATP-binding protein, with product MLDTRTILTVRDLEVVLPTPAGPLRAVRSTSLDLKAGEAIGIVGESGSGKSMTALALMRLLPRNAQVRAEAISLCGDDLGSMDDRHFANDVAGQKVSMIFQEPMTSLNPVYSIGRQMTEAATRIGRLNEAEARECAVDLLGKVGIPDPAGRMEQYPHQLSGGQRQRVMIAMALMNEPDLIIADEPTTALDVTVQAQIMDLLADLRREFGMAMILITHDLAVVASTVDKVAVMYGGEIVEQGACAEVLHHPMHPYTRGLLASAPKLSDVPRRLGAIPGIVPSLIGEVEYCVFSSRCPQSRAECRSSRPPLRDLGGRTYACVLTPEEIALLPPAQPDVEMQPLKAKLDDVLMEGRGIEKVYDIKRSIFAKARQLHALDDVSIDIRRGETFALVGESGSGKTTLAKILLGLNPASNGEVLLEGEPIAKMDRLKRARLMQPIFQDPYSSLNPRHTIGRLIGRPLEIHGIGDAQSREAAVVEVMERVGLPSRVMHNYPNQMSGGQRQRVAIARALVMKPALLVCDEPTSALDVSVQAQILNLLSDLQRDLGLTYLLITHDIGVVHQVASRIAVMYLGQIVEMGDAADILAAPRHPYTQLLLSSVPELNGTRKPRRAGSAIITNPLDLPPGCRFSERCPYVAEACRAAPPALQPAKTGPQLTRCIRDEVVTHDLS from the coding sequence ATGCTCGACACTCGCACCATTCTGACGGTCCGCGACCTCGAAGTCGTGTTGCCGACCCCTGCCGGGCCGCTTAGGGCCGTGCGCAGCACCAGTCTCGATCTCAAAGCCGGCGAGGCCATCGGTATTGTTGGGGAATCGGGCTCGGGCAAGTCCATGACCGCCCTGGCGCTCATGCGGCTCCTGCCGCGCAATGCCCAGGTTCGGGCCGAGGCCATTTCGCTGTGCGGCGATGACCTTGGATCAATGGACGACCGGCACTTTGCCAATGACGTGGCTGGGCAGAAGGTCTCCATGATCTTCCAGGAGCCCATGACCTCGCTCAATCCGGTTTATTCCATCGGCAGGCAAATGACCGAGGCGGCCACTCGCATCGGACGGCTAAACGAAGCCGAAGCACGGGAGTGCGCTGTCGATCTGCTCGGCAAGGTTGGCATCCCCGATCCCGCCGGGCGGATGGAGCAATATCCGCACCAGCTCTCGGGCGGGCAGCGCCAACGCGTGATGATCGCCATGGCACTGATGAACGAGCCGGACCTGATTATTGCCGATGAGCCAACCACCGCGCTCGACGTCACCGTTCAGGCCCAGATCATGGACCTTTTGGCCGATCTCCGCCGCGAATTCGGCATGGCGATGATCCTGATCACCCATGACCTGGCGGTCGTCGCCTCGACCGTCGACAAGGTGGCGGTAATGTATGGCGGCGAGATCGTCGAACAGGGTGCCTGCGCCGAAGTGCTGCATCATCCCATGCATCCCTATACGCGGGGCCTTTTGGCCAGTGCACCAAAACTGTCCGACGTGCCGCGCCGGCTGGGCGCCATTCCGGGCATCGTGCCCTCGCTGATTGGCGAGGTGGAGTATTGCGTGTTCTCCTCGCGCTGCCCGCAATCGCGCGCCGAATGCCGCAGCAGCCGTCCGCCCCTTCGCGACCTTGGTGGCCGCACATATGCCTGCGTGCTGACACCGGAGGAGATTGCCCTCCTGCCACCGGCCCAGCCCGATGTCGAAATGCAGCCACTCAAGGCCAAGCTCGATGACGTGCTCATGGAGGGGCGCGGCATCGAGAAGGTCTATGACATCAAGCGCTCGATCTTTGCCAAGGCAAGACAGCTGCATGCGCTGGACGACGTCTCGATCGACATCCGCCGCGGCGAGACTTTTGCGCTGGTCGGGGAAAGCGGCTCCGGCAAGACGACTTTGGCCAAGATCCTGCTCGGCCTCAACCCCGCCAGCAATGGCGAGGTGCTGCTCGAAGGCGAGCCCATTGCCAAAATGGATCGGCTCAAGCGCGCCCGGCTGATGCAACCCATCTTCCAGGATCCCTATTCCTCGCTCAATCCGCGCCACACCATTGGCCGGCTGATCGGACGGCCACTAGAAATCCACGGCATTGGCGACGCGCAGAGCCGCGAGGCGGCGGTGGTGGAGGTGATGGAGCGGGTTGGGCTGCCCAGCCGGGTCATGCACAACTATCCCAACCAGATGTCGGGCGGGCAGCGCCAGCGTGTCGCCATTGCCCGGGCGCTGGTGATGAAGCCGGCACTGCTGGTCTGTGACGAACCGACTTCGGCGCTCGACGTGTCGGTGCAGGCGCAGATCCTCAACCTGCTCTCCGATCTGCAGCGCGATCTCGGGCTGACCTATCTGCTGATCACCCACGATATCGGGGTGGTGCATCAGGTCGCCTCGCGCATTGCCGTCATGTATCTGGGGCAGATAGTGGAAATGGGCGACGCCGCCGATATTCTGGCCGCCCCTCGCCATCCCTATACGCAACTATTGCTGTCCTCGGTGCCCGAACTGAATGGGACCAGAAAGCCCCGACGGGCCGGCTCGGCAATTATCACCAATCCACTCGACCTGCCACCGGGTTGCCGCTTCTCCGAGCGCTGCCCCTATGTGGCCGAGGCCTGCCGCGCCGCGCCCCCGGCCCTGCAACCGGCCAAAACCGGCCCGCAATTGACACGCTGTATTCGCGACGAGGTTGTCACCCATGACCTTTCATGA
- a CDS encoding GntR family transcriptional regulator, whose protein sequence is MARSSSIAEPLGTAPASVKKAAYERFQQELLAGRLRPGQVVSQRELVQTLDLSIGALRELLPRLEAEGLLNVMPQRGIQITTIDLPMIRDAYQMRMAFEREATLYAVDRMPDEMIEEQKRLHLEILERLKVERSTAFFEESQDVDSRFHEMLIGFTENELLVQAYDVNSIRVRLIKLDRITLSATTLPAAFGDHLAIIEAILERDRNKAAAAMEAHIRNARERALAL, encoded by the coding sequence ATGGCCCGTTCGTCCAGCATAGCCGAACCATTGGGCACCGCACCGGCCTCGGTGAAGAAGGCGGCCTATGAGCGCTTCCAGCAGGAATTGCTCGCCGGGCGGCTGCGCCCGGGCCAGGTGGTGTCTCAGCGCGAACTGGTGCAGACGCTGGATCTGTCCATCGGCGCATTGCGGGAATTGCTGCCGCGCCTGGAGGCCGAGGGCTTGCTCAATGTGATGCCGCAGCGCGGCATCCAGATCACCACCATCGACCTGCCCATGATCCGCGACGCCTACCAGATGCGGATGGCTTTCGAGCGCGAGGCTACGCTCTACGCCGTTGACCGCATGCCGGACGAAATGATCGAAGAGCAGAAGCGGCTGCACCTGGAAATTCTCGAACGGCTCAAGGTCGAGCGCAGCACCGCATTCTTCGAGGAAAGCCAGGACGTGGATTCGCGTTTCCATGAAATGCTCATCGGCTTCACCGAGAACGAGCTGTTGGTGCAGGCCTATGACGTGAACTCGATCCGGGTGCGGTTGATCAAGCTCGACCGTATCACGCTGAGCGCCACGACCCTGCCGGCGGCCTTTGGCGATCACCTGGCCATTATCGAGGCCATTCTGGAACGCGACCGTAACAAGGCGGCCGCGGCCATGGAAGCCCATATCCGCAATGCGCGGGAACGGGCGCTGGCCCTCTAG
- a CDS encoding lyase family protein, with translation MTFHDAGLTPQTLFSRPNLWQAWLDVEAAMAQAQAEIGMIPQWAADEIAGKARLELFDLDALERSVAETMAPIVSLVRALTELCGEAGGYVHWGGTTQNIMSTGMLLLVRRGHQRMLGHLAGAMDTLGGWADEHAETLMAGRTNNRHALPISFGFKVAGWIEELSRQNRRFAECEARLFALSFGGAIGAMHSFDGKGDALAKALGRRLALGHVLVPSRASIDTQAEYVASLGLFAMAVGRIGNELYRLMANEIDEVAEQLGDLVIGSSTMPHKVNPKHVVHLISTAAQLRSRVAPALEAGMPGHEGDAASNQLMSRTLESACMLGWELAQRLEATLAHIEIKPAAMSANLGRSANVIASENLMMVLAPRIGRSRAHDAVHHAVIAATRDGSDLVDILLRQEIAAHIDRSALEQALDPANYLGESATIARQSVSLAASVSHDLRRRQTS, from the coding sequence ATGACCTTTCATGATGCTGGCCTGACGCCGCAAACATTGTTCTCCCGTCCCAATCTCTGGCAGGCCTGGCTCGATGTCGAAGCCGCCATGGCGCAGGCCCAGGCCGAAATCGGCATGATCCCGCAATGGGCCGCCGACGAGATTGCCGGCAAGGCCCGGCTCGAACTGTTCGATCTCGATGCGCTGGAACGCTCTGTGGCCGAGACCATGGCGCCCATCGTCTCGCTGGTCCGGGCCCTGACCGAGTTGTGCGGTGAGGCGGGCGGCTATGTCCATTGGGGCGGCACGACGCAGAACATCATGTCCACCGGCATGCTGCTGCTGGTGCGCCGGGGCCACCAGCGGATGCTGGGGCATCTGGCCGGTGCGATGGATACGCTGGGCGGTTGGGCCGATGAGCATGCGGAAACCCTGATGGCCGGACGCACCAATAACCGCCATGCCCTGCCCATCAGCTTCGGCTTCAAGGTTGCCGGCTGGATCGAGGAATTGTCGCGGCAAAACCGGCGTTTTGCCGAATGCGAGGCGCGTCTGTTCGCGCTGTCCTTTGGCGGCGCCATCGGCGCGATGCATTCCTTCGACGGCAAGGGCGACGCGCTGGCCAAAGCGCTGGGCCGGAGGCTGGCGCTGGGCCATGTCCTCGTACCCTCGCGCGCTTCGATCGACACCCAGGCTGAATATGTGGCGAGCCTGGGGCTCTTCGCCATGGCGGTGGGGCGCATCGGCAACGAACTTTATCGCCTGATGGCCAACGAGATCGACGAGGTGGCCGAGCAATTGGGAGACCTGGTTATCGGCAGCTCGACCATGCCACACAAGGTCAATCCCAAGCATGTGGTGCACCTGATCTCGACCGCGGCGCAGTTGCGCTCCCGGGTCGCGCCTGCCCTCGAGGCGGGCATGCCGGGCCATGAGGGAGACGCCGCCAGCAACCAGTTGATGTCGCGTACGCTCGAAAGCGCCTGCATGCTGGGCTGGGAACTGGCGCAGCGGCTGGAGGCAACCCTGGCCCATATCGAGATCAAGCCGGCCGCAATGTCGGCCAATCTGGGGCGCAGCGCCAATGTCATCGCTTCGGAGAACCTGATGATGGTGCTGGCGCCCCGTATTGGTCGCTCCAGGGCACATGATGCGGTGCATCATGCGGTGATCGCCGCGACCCGCGATGGGAGTGACCTCGTGGATATTCTGCTCCGTCAAGAGATAGCCGCGCATATCGACCGCAGCGCGCTTGAACAGGCGCTCGATCCGGCCAACTATCTGGGCGAAAGCGCGACTATTGCCCGCCAATCGGTGTCGCTTGCCGCGAGCGTGTCGCACGACTTGCGGCGGCGCCAGACCAGTTAG
- a CDS encoding sialic acid TRAP transporter substrate-binding protein SiaP: MTLKYTALVAMTATALATLMAAPAFAQDKLELKFTTVSVPTDLHTQAMKVFADKLEELSPGRYDIQLYDSGALFGQNADLDALQRGNAEMAYVAFQLIADAIPEFGLFTAGYLFQSPEHYRAVLESDIGAEFKQRVSDEMGLQILDACYLGTRQLNLRSARDVQTPADLAGVKLRMPGAESWLFLGEALGANPTPLPFSEVYLGLQTGTIDAQDNPLPTVDAAKFYEVTEQITLTSHLVDGLPMVVNNQTWEQLTDDEKAKMTEAAVAACDWNNQARIAEEDRLVAFFESEGLTVTTPDVDAFRTHVQDYYLNSERAALWPEGWVDRINELAP, encoded by the coding sequence ATGACCCTTAAGTACACCGCCTTGGTCGCCATGACCGCTACTGCACTCGCCACCCTGATGGCAGCGCCCGCCTTCGCCCAGGACAAGCTGGAACTCAAGTTCACCACCGTGTCTGTGCCTACGGACCTGCACACCCAGGCCATGAAGGTCTTTGCCGACAAGCTCGAGGAGCTTTCGCCGGGCCGCTATGATATCCAGCTCTATGACTCTGGTGCCCTGTTTGGTCAGAACGCCGATCTCGATGCGCTCCAGCGCGGCAATGCCGAAATGGCCTATGTCGCCTTCCAGCTGATCGCCGACGCCATTCCCGAATTCGGTCTGTTCACCGCCGGCTATCTGTTCCAGAGCCCGGAGCATTACCGGGCCGTGCTGGAAAGCGATATCGGTGCCGAGTTCAAGCAGCGCGTCTCCGATGAGATGGGCCTGCAAATCCTGGATGCCTGCTATCTGGGCACCCGCCAGCTTAACCTGCGCAGCGCACGCGACGTGCAGACCCCCGCGGACCTCGCCGGCGTCAAGCTGCGCATGCCGGGCGCCGAAAGCTGGCTCTTCCTGGGCGAAGCCCTGGGCGCCAACCCCACCCCGCTGCCATTTTCAGAAGTCTATCTCGGCCTCCAGACCGGCACCATTGACGCCCAGGACAATCCCTTGCCCACGGTCGATGCCGCCAAGTTCTACGAGGTAACCGAGCAGATCACCCTCACCAGCCACCTGGTCGACGGTCTGCCCATGGTGGTCAACAACCAGACCTGGGAACAGCTGACCGACGACGAAAAGGCCAAGATGACCGAAGCGGCCGTGGCGGCCTGTGACTGGAACAACCAGGCCCGCATCGCCGAGGAAGATCGCCTTGTGGCCTTCTTCGAGAGCGAAGGCCTGACTGTCACCACCCCCGATGTCGACGCCTTCCGCACCCATGTCCAGGACTATTACCTGAATTCGGAACGCGCCGCGCTCTGGCCCGAAGGCTGGGTTGACCGCATCAATGAACTGGCCCCCTGA
- a CDS encoding dihydrodipicolinate synthase family protein, with amino-acid sequence MGAAHFLLSGISSPAKVSACFDGWTLQQETTDVNSDVITDCISVLTRPIRRTKPLANSDLSGIICASVTPVSPQFSIDAGRLAMHCTRLLSQGCSFVSTFGTTGEGASFSTNEKIAALRALADAGADMRSQIPSVMTPSSDEAGRMIAEIAALGCRGALVLPPFYYASASEEGIVAFFERALERAGHPDLDILLYNIPQFSRITFTPSLVRKLIARFGDRIVGIKDSTGKLESGVELAEGFPQLSIFTGDDRVLPSLLARGGAGMIGGMPNVFSKDLRALYEAPGAEGSAPLKANAATRIEAVDGNGALLALKAVLAAFYKDKEWARAMPPLMALAPERASVVFDAIEGTGFAVRTAA; translated from the coding sequence ATGGGTGCGGCTCACTTCCTCCTCTCCGGCATCAGTTCGCCAGCGAAAGTGTCCGCTTGTTTTGACGGCTGGACTTTGCAGCAGGAAACGACTGATGTAAACAGTGATGTGATAACTGATTGTATCAGTGTGCTGACAAGGCCCATACGGAGGACTAAACCCTTGGCAAATTCAGACCTTTCCGGAATCATTTGCGCATCGGTGACGCCGGTCAGCCCGCAATTTTCAATTGATGCGGGGCGTCTGGCCATGCATTGCACCCGACTTCTGAGCCAGGGGTGCAGCTTCGTTTCGACCTTCGGCACTACCGGCGAGGGGGCTTCGTTCTCCACCAATGAGAAGATCGCCGCGCTGCGGGCCCTAGCCGATGCCGGTGCGGACATGCGCAGCCAGATTCCCTCGGTAATGACGCCCAGCAGCGACGAAGCGGGTCGCATGATTGCCGAGATCGCGGCACTCGGCTGCCGGGGCGCGCTGGTACTGCCGCCCTTTTATTACGCCAGCGCCAGCGAGGAGGGCATCGTCGCCTTTTTCGAGAGGGCGCTGGAGCGGGCGGGCCATCCCGATCTCGACATCCTCCTCTACAATATCCCGCAATTCTCGCGCATCACCTTCACGCCGAGCCTGGTCCGCAAGCTGATCGCGCGGTTTGGCGACCGGATCGTGGGCATCAAGGATTCCACCGGGAAGCTGGAAAGCGGCGTGGAACTGGCCGAGGGCTTTCCGCAGCTGTCGATCTTTACCGGCGATGACCGCGTCCTGCCCAGTCTTCTGGCACGGGGCGGCGCCGGCATGATCGGCGGCATGCCCAACGTGTTCAGCAAGGATCTGCGCGCGCTCTACGAGGCGCCCGGTGCCGAAGGCTCGGCCCCGCTCAAGGCCAATGCCGCCACCCGCATCGAAGCAGTGGATGGCAATGGCGCGCTGCTTGCCCTCAAGGCCGTGCTTGCCGCATTCTACAAGGACAAGGAATGGGCCCGTGCTATGCCGCCACTGATGGCGCTGGCGCCGGAACGAGCCAGTGTGGTCTTTGATGCCATCGAGGGCACCGGGTTTGCGGTGCGGACCGCCGCCTGA
- a CDS encoding LysR family transcriptional regulator: MNLRSLRIFRRIVTLGSLAQASRELNISPSAASRLISLLESELGLVLFARHKRRLELTEEGDRFYRETEHILRGLDEMSAVSRDIRQQTNNRLRLVTAAPLAMGVIAPTLALMRRKGMEFECDINVETRFGIESKVAARAFNFGIISVPLENAIVELTVEPFLEARVGVLMRADHPLAARESIEPEDLVNQPIVALHKGQRWRDRMDEVFSGAGLAPPVPIETTSTPVVTQLVRDGLGATIVDRVCGRILPGEPLVLRPLAHERWVTYATIHPRGPRPALERDFVQSMRDFVVAERQSTPDIADSLRLITHT, translated from the coding sequence TTGAACCTGAGATCGCTGCGCATCTTCCGCCGCATCGTCACGCTCGGATCGCTTGCGCAGGCGTCGCGCGAGCTCAACATCTCCCCTTCGGCAGCGAGTCGGCTGATTTCCCTGCTGGAATCCGAGCTGGGCCTGGTGCTCTTTGCCCGTCACAAGCGCCGCCTGGAGCTCACCGAGGAAGGTGACCGCTTCTATCGCGAGACCGAGCATATCCTGCGCGGTCTCGATGAAATGAGCGCGGTGTCGCGCGATATCCGCCAGCAGACCAACAATCGGCTGCGGCTCGTCACCGCTGCGCCGCTCGCCATGGGCGTCATTGCACCAACTCTGGCGCTCATGCGCCGGAAAGGAATGGAATTCGAATGCGACATCAATGTCGAGACGCGCTTCGGCATCGAAAGCAAGGTGGCCGCGCGGGCGTTTAATTTCGGGATCATCTCGGTGCCCCTGGAAAACGCCATTGTCGAGCTGACCGTCGAGCCGTTCCTCGAAGCGCGTGTTGGGGTCCTCATGCGGGCGGACCATCCGCTGGCCGCTCGAGAAAGCATCGAACCCGAAGACCTGGTCAACCAGCCCATTGTTGCCCTTCACAAGGGTCAAAGGTGGCGCGACCGCATGGACGAGGTGTTTTCAGGGGCGGGGCTAGCGCCGCCTGTCCCCATCGAAACCACGTCGACGCCGGTGGTCACGCAACTGGTGCGCGATGGGCTCGGAGCGACCATTGTCGATAGAGTCTGCGGCCGAATACTTCCCGGAGAGCCGCTTGTGCTGCGACCCCTGGCGCATGAGCGCTGGGTTACCTATGCAACCATCCACCCGCGGGGGCCCCGCCCGGCCCTCGAACGCGATTTCGTGCAAAGCATGCGCGATTTTGTTGTCGCGGAGCGACAGTCAACCCCCGACATCGCCGACAGTCTCCGCCTGATCACTCACACCTAG